The following coding sequences lie in one Musa acuminata AAA Group cultivar baxijiao chromosome BXJ1-8, Cavendish_Baxijiao_AAA, whole genome shotgun sequence genomic window:
- the LOC103993166 gene encoding uncharacterized protein LOC103993166, with product MKNIEKLFFTCTRWQVEETIDLINCPYHYFCDSAYRGDYSPIVDLLVLLFAVSSFFTATAFTLREFSLRRSRTEPSIGSFKRRHLLPSGPIALTLVVLIFANGQRINTIFPLSRFGPALLQLVYFSALAFRNRAETDIKYGVLEASTVSGILHASLRLDSIILPYYTGLEALTDSYFSGVCTTCVCRRNALAAGGSSVAYRGWSKTTVLIATALCSRMACRIVGEQKLALSIRLTLEGVSWLLMAKDSFDLMLGVVPQGSLLTTVVYAGLCVLIFLNFLRMVFNLSVSVAEKHHKKEIIVMCRNDVEMAR from the coding sequence ATGAAGAACATCGAGAAGTTGTTCTTCACGTGCACCAGATGGCAGGTCGAGGAAACCATCGATCTCATCAACTGCCCTTACCATTACTTCTGCGACAGCGCCTACCGAGGCGACTACTCTCCCATCGTCGACTTGCTGGTGCTTCTCTTCGCCGTCTCATCTTTCTTCACCGCCACGGCCTTCACCCTCCGCGAATTCAGCCTCAGGCGAAGCCGAACGGAGCCCAGCATCGGAAGCTTCAAAAGAAGGCATCTGTTGCCTTCAGGTCCGATTGCACTTACTCTGGTAGTCCTAATCTTTGCGAATGGGCAAAGGATCAACACCATATTCCCCCTCTCGCGCTTCGGCCCAGCTCTGCTCCAGCTTGTTTACTTCTCAGCTCTGGCTTTTAGGAATCGAGCGGAGACCGACATCAAGTATGGGGTACTCGAAGCCTCGACTGTGTCGGGGATTCTGCATGCGAGTCTGCGCCTCGACTCCATCATCTTGCCTTACTACACAGGCTTGGAAGCTCTGACCGACTCCTACTTCTCTGGCGTTTGTACAACGTGTGTGTGCCGAAGAAATGCTTTGGCGGCAGGAGGGAGCAGCGTTGCGTACAGAGGATGGTCCAAAACCACAGTGTTGATAGCCACTGCTCTTTGTTCGAGGATGGCATGCAGAATTGTCGGAGAACAGAAGCTGGCATTGTCGATCAGGCTGACACTCGAAGGTGTCAGCTGGCTGTTGATGGCGAAGGACTCCTTCGACCTGATGCTGGGTGTTGTTCCACAGGGGAGTCTGCTAACGACGGTGGTTTATGCCGGGCTCTGCGTTCTGATCTTTCTCAATTTCCTCAGAATGGTATTCAATCTCTCGGTTTCCGTAGCAGAAAAGCATCacaagaaagaaataatagttaTGTGCCGTAACGATGTTGAAATGGCACGGTGA